A single window of Tetrapisispora phaffii CBS 4417 chromosome 16, complete genome DNA harbors:
- the TFC8 gene encoding transcription factor TFIIIC subunit TFC8 (similar to Saccharomyces cerevisiae TFC8 (YPL007C); ancestral locus Anc_8.82): MKYLKDLIISRKDFQDWCHNLHWGKDGSMFLTTVPELTLIEPIYNTEVAGQCKNLFHVREYPLVIENKFEYETSQHNSLLDGQPESFVRGWIPSPDSISDNLFSVLTNNCNVIVYKHNKKVINLDEPDKPLSHRTYHCMNWCNNGQYLFVGNEESEVVVFERQKPNSDEVMFHYKTTIKLGANRLWITKLYSRDNQIIVTTDNNAIYHISFAKGFNNVKTNQVLNAGRFKVVDLKISENYAFITTYNKFYCINLNNNIQSEVTLPQSEGYSIVPLTPRKSEILLLSLSGNLTVQLNDFSNLVLMQDNIVTPPIEKKYKKWKTLSQEEFGKCMTNIRIFGSCISQDENSIAVLYNFERVAPKYSITSESQYRLMLLPLYDSWTISDRSAGLSLFQTYNIYDKKLPILKDCNNTEEAKNNTNIDFKEYIKNILSLKEMNKTMFQNFINPVPSCEFFRECIINYVNDHIDEIQNPLDKACALSLAASTNQTIKLNKETLHFKSEFISENFVFDNTQDSNIITSIEGHTWKRCLITLLPLLTVNVKVCPVSNERMIDIKKDDLNEYGWLTRTLLEVFHDQSVYTGATMK, from the coding sequence atgaaatatttgaaggATTTGATTATAAGTAGAAAGGACTTTCAGGATTGGTGCCATAATCTACATTGGGGGAAGGATGGGTCAATGTTTTTGACTACTGTTCCTGAACTTACATTGATTGAACCAATTTACAACACTGAAGTCGCTGGTCAATGTAAGAATCTCTTCCATGTTCGAGAATACCCATTagtaattgaaaataagTTCGAATACGAAACCTCACAACATAATTCGCTTTTGGACGGACAACCTGAGTCTTTCGTAAGGGGCTGGATACCTTCACCAGATTCTATTTCAGACAACTTGTTTTCCGTTCTAACTAATAATTGCAATGTAATAGTTTACAAACACAACAAGAAGGTAATAAACTTAGACGAACCTGATAAACCTCTTTCACATAGAACATACCACTGCATGAATTGGTGTAATAATGgacaatatttatttgtgGGTAATGAGGAGTCAGAGGTTGTTGTTTTCGAAAGACAAAAACCTAACAGCGATGAAGTGATGTTTCACTATAAAACCACAATAAAATTAGGAGCTAATCGACTATGgataacaaaattatattctaGAGATAATCAAATTATAGTGACTACCGATAATAATGCCATTTATCACATATCCTTTGCTAAAGGGTTCAACAATGTAAAAACTAATCAAGTATTAAATGCTGGAAGATTTAAAGTAgttgatttaaaaatttcagaaaATTATGCATTTATAACAACATACAATAAATTCTACTGtattaatttgaataataatatccaGTCGGAAGTTACACTTCCGCAATCTGAAGGGTACAGCATAGTGCCATTGACACCCAGGAAATCtgaaattttgttattatctttatcaGGTAACCTGACTGttcaattaaatgatttttctAATCTAGTTTTAATGCAAGATAATATAGTAACGCCACCAATcgaaaagaaatataaaaaatggaaaactTTATCACAAGAAGAGTTTGGAAAATGTATGACAAATATTCGTATTTTTGGTAGCTGTATATCACAAGACGAAAATTCAATTGCAGTTTTATATAACTTTGAAAGGGTGGCtccaaaatattcaatcaCATCAGAAAGTCAATACCGTTTAATGTTACTCCCATTATATGATTCATGGACAATTTCTGACAGATCAGCAGGTCTCTCATTATTCCAAACATATAACATATATGATAAAAAACTTCCTATATTAAAGGATTGTAATAATACAGAGGAAGCAAAGAATAACACCAATATAGACTTTAAAGAatacattaaaaatattctatCATTAAAGGAAATGAATAAGAcaatgtttcaaaatttcattaatcCAGTCCCTTCTTGTGAATTTTTTAGAGAGTGTATTATCAATTATGTGAATGACcatattgatgaaattcAAAACCCATTAGATAAAGCATGTGCTCTATCGTTAGCAGCATCAACGAATCAAACCATAAAGCTAAATAAAGAGACTCTTCACTTTAAAAGTGAGTTTATTAGTGAAAACTTTGTTTTCGATAACACACAAGATTCTAACATAATTACTTCTATAGAAGGACATACTTGGAAGAGATGTCTTATAACTTTATTGCCTTTATTAACTGTAAATGTTAAAGTGTGCCCTGTGAGTAATGAAAGGATGATAGACATAAAGAAGGATGACTTAAATGAATATGGTTGGTTAACAAGAACATTACTTGAAGTTTTCCACGACCAAAGTGTTTATACTGGTGCTACAATGAAATAA
- the NCR1 gene encoding sphingolipid transporter (similar to Saccharomyces cerevisiae NCR1 (YPL006W); ancestral locus Anc_8.83) — protein sequence MRGFAAFIVALFLLTIRVNAAQCAIYGNCGKKSLFGSELPCPVDSRFQPPKPDENVIDLLVNVCGEEWRDIEDLCCSEDQLKNLKSNLKKAQSIISSCPACVKNFNNLFCHFTCSPNQREFVNVTKTQITKTGKEAVAELDVFMNSTWASLFYNSCKDVKFSATNGYAMDLIGGGAKNYSSFLKFLGDEKPLLGGSPFQINYVYELQDDNDEETCDFKKFNNTIYSCSNGEYKCACTDCEASCPKLEPLQDLICRKGGMPCFSFDVLVLYGIIFIAVGLFHIYIFRKRKLQSVNLDRITTDEIMDGADEINPEYEAPTDFNSNKINDSISKVLGNLAEFSTKNPYLVLGISNLVILFCLALLIKFYELETNPVNLWVSKDSSKFKQKQYFDENFGPFYNTEQIFVVNETGPVLTYETMKWWFDVENYITKELLSDQKIGYEDLCFRPVENSSCVIESFTQYFDGKLPSEDSWKSQLKGCTDSPVNCLPKFQQPLKKNMFFNNDNIFESNAFFITFLLDNHTDAATLWETTLEDYLLNLEVPKGLRFSFSTEVSLEKELNKNNDYIIVIISYLLMFLYATLALGRNHSSTRMTLGCTGIAIVMASVFCAAGVLSAFGVKLTLIIAEVIPFLILAIGIDNIFLITNEYDRICITNPSLDIKQRIVFAVGRISPSILLSYICQVSCFLIASFVTMPAVRNFALYSALAITFNAILQLTSYVAVLSIYENRYSNVLFEYTSENSFLIKETYFNIIKKKRKILGIFISWCSISLAVIPTIQLGLDQTMAVPEQSFLASYFRDVYQYLQMGPPVYFVVNDLDITKRENQRKICGKFTTCDSNSMANILEQERTRSTITEPLANWYDDFMSFLNPELEQCCMVKLDSDLEMCPPDYPTFKCKSCYNPGEWSYNMHGFPEDQEFMEFFKIWMATGSDPCPLGGKAPYSHSILFNDSKIISSTFRTSHRPLHSQRDYIDAYLDSERIASSFEDLDVFAYSPFYIFFVQYDGIVSLTLKLLGTAIVLIFFTTFILLRSLRTSLVLSVTVLMVIIDIGSLMSWLGITLNAVSLVNLIICVGLAVEFCIHIARAFTVVPTNIAEDKDNRVNYAMSTVGGSVFTGITMTKFIGISILAFAKSKIFQVFYFRMWFSLIIVAGLHSLIFLPVVLSMVGGECYYDDTKEIESSLEAEST from the coding sequence ATGAGAGGATTTGCTGCTTTCATAGTGGCACTATTTTTACTTACTATACGAGTGAATGCTGCCCAATGTGCTATATATGGGAATTGTGGTAAGAAGTCGTTATTTGGTTCTGAGTTACCGTGTCCAGTGGATAGTAGGTTTCAACCTCCTAAACCTGATGAGAATgttattgatttattagtCAACGTTTGTGGTGAAGAATGGAGAGATATCGAGGATTTGTGCTGCAGTGAAGATCAACTGAAGAACTTAAAATctaatttgaaaaaagcTCAAAGTATTATATCATCATGTCCAGCTTGTGTAAAGaactttaataatttattttgtcaTTTCACATGTTCTCCTAATCAAAGGGAATTCGTTAATGTTACAAAGACGCAAATAACAAAAACTGGTAAAGAAGCCGTTGCAGAATTAGATGTATTCATGAACTCGACTTGGGCATCACTGTTCTATAATTCTTGTAAAGATGTGAAATTCTCTGCTACTAATGGCTACGCAATGGATTTGATTGGTGGTGGAGCTAAAAACTATTCAAgctttttgaaatttctaGGTGACGAAAAACCATTATTAGGTGGTTCACCTTTCCAGATTAACTACGTTTATGAACTTCAAGATGacaatgatgaagaaacttgtgattttaaaaaatttaataataccATATATTCATGTTCTAATGGGGAATATAAATGTGCATGTACAGATTGTGAAGCATCTTGTCCAAAATTGGAACCACTTCAAGACCTAATATGTCGTAAAGGTGGGATGCCTTGCTTCTCTTTCGATGTATTGGTTTTATATGGTATAATATTCATTGCTGTTGGATTAttccatatatatatatttaggaaaagaaaattgCAAAGTGTTAATCTTGATAGGATTACTACTGATGAGATAATGGATGGTGCAGACGAAATAAATCCAGAATACGAAGCACCAACTGACTTCAACTCgaataaaattaatgattctATTTCAAAAGTATTGGGAAATCTAGCTGAGTTCTCCACTAAAAATCCGTATTTGGTTCTCGGTATTTCAAATCTAGtcatattattttgtttagcTTTGttgattaaattttatgaacTAGAAACGAATCCTGTTAATTTATGGGTGAGTAAAGactcttcaaaatttaaacaGAAACAGtattttgatgaaaattttgGGCCTTTCTATAATACTGAACAAATATTTGTCGTTAATGAAACAGGTCCCGTTCTAACTTATGAGACTATGAAATGGTGGTTTGACGttgaaaattatatcaCAAAAGAACTATTATCAGATCAAAAAATAGGTTATGAAGATCTATGTTTTAGACCTGTCGAAAATTCTTCTTGCGTAATCGAGTCATTTACACAATATTTTGATGGTAAATTGCCAAGTGAAGATTCATGGAAATCTCAACTAAAAGGCTGCACTGATTCCCCTGTAAATTGTCTTCCAAAATTTCAACAAcctttaaaaaaaaatatgttctttaataatgataacatttttgaatcaaatgctttttttattactttCCTCTTAGATAACCACACTGATGCGGCAACATTATGGGAAACTACATTAGAAGATTACTTGCTAAATTTAGAAGTCCCCAAAGGCTTAAGATTTAGTTTTAGTACAGAAGTTTCCCTTGAGAAGGAATTAAACAAGAATAATGATTAcattattgtcattatatcatatttattgatgTTCCTTTACGCAACTTTGGCATTGGGAAGAAATCATTCTAGTACTAGAATGACACTGGGTTGTACTGGTATCGCGATTGTGATGGCATCTGTCTTTTGTGCTGCAGGTGTGTTGAGTGCATTTGGTGTAAAATTGACATTAATAATTGCAGAAGTTATTccatttttgattttagCTATTGGTATcgataatatatttttaattacgAATGAGTATGACAGAATATGTATTACCAACCCTAGCTTAGATATCAAGCAAAGGATCGTTTTTGCTGTTGGAAGAATTTCTCCTTCTATCCTCCTTTCATATATCTGTCAAGTTAGTTGTTTCTTAATCGCAAGTTTTGTTACAATGCCAGCTGTTCGCAATTTTGCATTGTACTCTGCCCTTGCGATAACATTCAACGctattttacaattgaCTTCCTATGTTGCAGTATTGTCAATATATGAAAATCGTTACAGTAATGTCCTATTTGAATATACATCAgaaaattcatttttaataaaggaaacttattttaatattattaagaagaaaagaaagatattAGGAATATTTATCTCATGGTGTTCGATCTCCTTAGCAGTTATTCCGACGATTCAATTAGGATTGGATCAGACCATGGCCGTCCCTGAACAATCTTTTTTAGCATCATATTTCAGGGATGTGTATCAGTACTTACAAATGGGCCCTCCAGTATATTTTGTTGTCAATGATTTGGATATCACTAAAAGAGAAAATCAACGAAAAATATGTGGTAAGTTTACTACTTGTGATTCAAATTCGATGgcaaatatattagaaCAAGAACGTACAAGATCTACAATTACTGAACCCTTAGCTAACTGGTATGACGATTTTATGTCCTTTTTAAACCCTGAACTGGAACAATGTTGTATGGTCAAGCTTGATTCGGACTTGGAAATGTGTCCACCAGATTATCCTACCTTCAAGTGCAAATCGTGTTATAATCCTGGTGAATGGAGTTATAATATGCATGGATTCCCTGAAGATCAAGAGTTTAtggaatttttcaaaatatggATGGCAACGGGAAGTGACCCATGTCCACTTGGTGGTAAAGCACCATATTCGCATTCAATACTGTttaatgattcaaaaattatatcatcTACGTTTAGAACATCACACAGGCCATTGCATTCCCAACGCGACTACATTGATGCTTATTTGGATTCAGAAAGAATTGCATCATCATTTGAAGATTTAGATGTCTTTGCTTATTCTCCATTCtacatattttttgttcaGTATGATGGGATAGTCTCCTTAACGTTGAAGTTACTTGGTACAgcaattgttttaatattttttacgACCTTCATTCTATTACGTTCCTTACGCACTTCACTAGTTTTGTCAGTCACAGTTTTAATGGTTATCATTGACATTGGTTCACTCATGTCTTGGTTAGGAATTACTTTAAATGCAGTTAGTTTAGTGAATCTAATAATATGTGTTGGCTTAGCAGTCGAATTCTGCATCCACATTGCTAGAGCATTCACAGTCGTACCAACGAATATTGCAGAAGATAAAGACAACCGTGTGAACTATGCAATGTCTACAGTTGGTGGTTCGGTGTTTACAGGTATTACAATGACAAAGTTCATTGGCATCTCCATTCTAGCATTTGCAAAATCCAAAATATTCCAAGTCTTCTATTTCCGTATGTGGTTCTCACTAATCATAGTGGCAGGATTACATTCTCTGATATTCTTACCAGTGGTGTTATCAATGGTTGGTGGGGAATGTTATTATGATGATACGAAAGAGATAGAATCTTCTCTCGAAGCTGAATCGACTTAg
- the AEP3 gene encoding Aep3p (similar to Saccharomyces cerevisiae AEP3 (YPL005W); ancestral locus Anc_8.84), whose product MNVLSRLSVEVAKNGVKGKVPVVRYVLPKEFELVNKKEFIDKSNNTNDEKSKSSKNSYGYVREHMTLVGRGSNYQKKQVQEYLSPLRPYKLRRQEINKDYDQEKSIEYTKFTLHKKKEERLGFGLSEDFLGELLAALIKNLPKRYEGQDEVDKADNLNDDDIPSCKYAYPKFSKEEIPKIPDFEKHPEKFPEYVGLLTHCDFYYRNSSKSNGIIPKILRNLFHPSNVKTLHLRSVDSFNDLIYYFSNKFDFASCREFLAQMKVENIKPNTKTYNLLIMNVLKNSHIRKGKSIRPELKFLFHDMQKNQVTVDEITWNICFNFLNNGLSKDIYIEQMVKHGVAITPEFVYTVFRNDKTYSSSDILNYLTENKISMTYKIFKLCIEKLLKQQKSKVVWEMIQFAMDNNSHEPGQMKVTYEVVDKLLAEFARRGRIDLTLMTLNKFLLDYKLTPSVNTFDMCFKSLSNSGYSKNFEAVYRYIVKLKSDSGLPPYKSYWAVKCQSTIKFNCRQLHDKEAEIIRGMELLNSLRFPKDKYVDFTWYIRDSNIRKTLRYLGCTLHKIHDKQINPVNKDKSNYRQRIRFIAIQKSMVNKIDYSMDYYKTLKRELRDRSII is encoded by the coding sequence ATGAATGTTCTTAGCCGTTTGAGCGTAGAGGTGGCTAAAAATGGTGTGAAAGGGAAAGTGCCTGTAGTTCGATATGTGTTGCCTAAAGAGTTTGAATTAGTTAATAAGAAGGAATTTATTGATAAGAGCAATAATACGAATGATGAGAAGTCCAAATCATCAAAAAACTCTTATGGGTATGTGAGAGAACATATGACTCTTGTTGGACGAGGTTCCAATTACCAGAAGAAGCAGGTGCAAGAGTATTTGTCACCTCTGAGGCCATATAAATTGAGGAGGCAAGAGATTAATAAAGACTATGACCAAGAGAAGAGTATAGAGTATACAAAATTTACATTGCataagaagaaagaagagCGGTTGGGATTTGGCTTATCTGAAGATTTTTTAGGTGAATTACTTGCTgctttaattaaaaatttaccGAAACGGTATGAAGGACAAGATGAAGTGGATAAAGCcgataatttaaatgatgatgatattcCCTCCTGTAAATATGCTTATCCAAAATTTTCTAAGGAAGAAATACCCAAGATCCCAGATTTTGAGAAACATCCAGAAAAATTTCCTGAATATGTTGGACTATTGACCCATTGTGATTTCTATTATAGGAACTCTTCTAAAAGTAATGGAATTATACCGAAAATACTTAGAAACTTATTTCATCCCAGTAATGTGAAGACGCTCCACCTAAGAAGTGTTGACAGTTTTAAtgatttgatttattacTTTAGTAACAAGTTTGACTTTGCCAGCTGTCGAGAATTCTTAGCTCAAATGAAAGTTGAAAACATCAAACCAAATACTAAGAcgtataatttattaatcatGAATGTGCTAAAAAATTCACATATACGTAAAGGCAAATCTATACGGCCAGAATTGAAGTTTTTGTTTCATGATATGCAGAAAAATCAAGTCACAGTTGATGAAATTACTTGGAAcatttgttttaattttcttaacAATGGTTTATCCaaggatatatatatcgAACAAATGGTCAAGCATGGCGTTGCTATAACGCCCGAGTTTGTTTATACGGTCTTCCGTAATGATAAGACATATTCCAGCAGTGacattttgaattatttaacaGAGAACAAGATCTCAATGACGtacaaaatttttaaactATGCATTGAGAAGCTTTTGAAGCAACAGAAGAGCAAAGTTGTTTGGGAAATGATACAATTTGCGATGGACAATAACTCCCACGAACCTGGGCAAATGAAGGTTACATATGAAGTAGTCGATAAACTCCTGGCTGAGTTTGCTAGGCGAGGTAGAATTGACCTAACGTTGATGACATTAAACAAATTTCTTTTAGATTATAAGCTGACGCCCAGTGTCAACACATTTGACATGTGTTTTAAATCATTGAGCAACAGTGGATACAgcaaaaattttgaagcaGTCTATAGGTACATCGTCAAACTGAAGAGTGATAGCGGACTACCTCCATATAAGTCTTACTGGGCTGTGAAATGCCAGAGTaccattaaatttaattgcCGTCAACTACATGACAAAGAAGCGGAGATAATCAGAGGCATGGAGTTATTGAATTCACTGCGATTTCCCAAGGATAAATATGTTGATTTTACATGGTACATTCGAGATAGTAATATTCGTAAGACCTTGCGATACCTTGGATGTACATTACACAAGATCCATGACAAACAAATCAACCCTGTAAATAAAGATAAGTCAAATTACCGTCAACGGATCAGATTCATTGCAATTCAAAAATCGATGGTGAATAAAATCGACTATAGCATGGATTACTACAAGACTCTTAAGAGAGAATTACGTGATCGAAGCATTATATAG
- the LSP1 gene encoding lipid-binding protein LSP1 (similar to Saccharomyces cerevisiae LSP1 (YPL004C); ancestral locus Anc_8.85), with translation MNRTYSLRNSRAPSAAQLQNPPPPPSSTKSKFFGKASISSSFRKNTAGSFGPELSRKLSQLIKTEKNLMRSMELVVSERKHAATQLSEWGYGNDEDVSDVTDKLGVLLFELGELQDQFIDKYDQYRITIKSIRDIESSVQPSRDRKEKLAGQIAALKYKDPTSAKLPVLEQELVRAEAESLVAEAQLSNITREKLKASFNYQFDSIRELSEKFALIAGYGKALLELLDDSPVTPGETRPSYDGYEASRQIIADAENSLEAWTLDVAAIIPTLSFHQTSHDVYGEGELEEEEEEEEAGEWVHDPKDHEEEEEEEEEEEEE, from the coding sequence ATGAACAGAACATACTCTTTGAGAAATAGCAGGGCCCCAAGTGCAGCTCAGCTTCAGAACCCCCCTCCTCCTCCATCGTCCACGAAATCGAAATTCTTCGGTAAGGCTTCGATCTCGTCGAGCTTTCGTAAGAACACAGCCGGCTCGTTTGGCCCTGAGTTGTCCAGAAAGTTGTCGCAACTCATCAAGACTGAGAAGAATTTGATGCGTTCGATGGAACTGGTCGTCAGCGAACGTAAGCACGCTGCCACCCAGTTGAGTGAATGGGGTTACGGCAACGATGAAGATGTCTCAGACGTCACCGACAAGTTGGGTGTGCTGTTGTTCGAACTAGGTGAACTGCAGGACCAGTTCATTGACAAGTACGACCAGTACCGTATCACCATCAAGTCAATCAGAGACATCGAATCTTCGGTCCAACCTTCCAGAGACCGTAAGGAGAAATTAGCAGGCCAAATCGCTGCCTTGAAGTATAAGGATCCTACCTCTGCTAAACTGCCCGTCCTAGAGCAAGAACTTGTACGTGCGGAAGCCGAGTCTCTTGTCGCTGAAGCACAATTGTCCAACATCACAAGAGAGAAGCTAAAGGCTTCTTTCAACTATCAATTTGATTCTATTAGAGAGTTATCAGAGAAGTTCGCTTTAATTGCAGGTTACGGTAAAGCCCTTCTAGAACTATTAGACGACTCTCCAGTGACCCCAGGTGAGACTAGACCATCTTACGATGGTTACGAGGCCTCCAGACAGATCATTGCCGATGCTGAGAACTCTCTAGAAGCTTGGACTCTTGACGTAGCTGCAATCATTCCAACTTTATCATTCCATCAAACCTCTCATGATGTCTACGGCGAAGGTGAActtgaagaagaagaagaagaagaggaagcTGGTGAATGGGTCCATGACCCTAAAGACcatgaagaagaagaagaagaagaagaggaagaagaggaagaatGA
- the SNA2 gene encoding Sna2p (similar to Saccharomyces cerevisiae SNA2 (YDR525W-A); ancestral locus Anc_1.21) yields MHARDWFLVFVAVFLPPVAVWFKKGFFSKELLVNVLLLCLGFFPGLVHALWVISKNPYSEPLASDDAGYGSIA; encoded by the coding sequence ATGCATGCTAGAGATTGGTTTTTAGTGTTTGTTGCAGTATTTCTGCCTCCTGTGGCCGTGTGGTTTAAGAAAGGTTTCTTTTCTAAGGAACTGCTAGTGAACGTGTTGTTGCTATGTCTGGGGTTCTTCCCTGGTCTGGTGCATGCGCTGTGGGTCATTTCAAAGAATCCTTACAGTGAGCCTTTGGCTTCGGACGATGCTGGTTATGGTTCCATTGCATGA
- the TPHA0P00450 gene encoding putative Xaa-Pro dipeptidase (similar to Saccharomyces cerevisiae YFR006W; ancestral locus Anc_8.98) — MGLVFLSSWIVSILVTYQIFKKKNKYQFGRSNSLPYTEEKMSYPVEKQFKNFEDLADPNYVPEKLRGKKYLAKEHCLRVKKLLLSKVKSLNASKTGIFIAGEEMKGVKYCDAFKDFRQNQYFYYLSGVYDIPGCSLFFDFHDDSLTLFLPNVDTEDIMWSGEPLYPEEALKKYDADAVKYYSDLESEIINNTKYSDYLIFTTDLDNVHIDALAKKLTPKDKDFFFAMDETRVIKDWYEIEIIRRACEISDKSHLAVMSALPIELNELHIQAEFKYHATRQGGRTLGYDPICCSGPACGTLHYIKNDEDVHGKVSTLIDCGAEWRGYTSDVTRCFPLSGKFTKEHRDIYETVLDMQSQAMELIKPGAEWDDLHFLTHRVLIQHFLKLGIFKKEFSEEELIKRRVSAAFYPHGLGHMLGIDVHDVAGNANYEDPDPYFCYLRIRRRLEENMVVTNEPGCYFNEHLIKNFLKSHSERLETVNMDVVAKYMHVGGVRIEDDILVTAKGYENLNKVTSDPDEIEKIVSAGLAKGRSSFHVLA, encoded by the coding sequence ATGGGATTAGTATTCTTAAGCAGTTGGattgtttcaattttagTTACTTATCAGATAtttaagaagaagaataaatatcaatttggTAGGAGCAACTCATTACCATACACAGAAGAAAAGATGTCATATCCAGTTGAAAAACAATTCAAGAACTTTGAAGACCTCGCTGACCCAAACTATGTTCCAGAGAAGCTTAGAGGTAAAAAGTACCTAGCCAAAGAGCATTGTCTTAGAGTCAAGAAGTTACTATTATCTAAAGTCAAGAGTCTAAATGCCTCCAAGACTGGTATTTTTATTGCTGGTGAAGAAATGAAAGGTGTTAAGTACTGTGATGCTTTCAAAGATTTCAGacaaaatcaatatttctACTACTTATCTGGTGTTTACGACATCCCAGGTtgttctttattttttgatttccATGACGATTCATTGACATTATTCTTACCAAACGTCGATACCGAAGATATCATGTGGAGCGGTGAACCACTGTACCCAGAAGAGGCCCTAAAGAAATACGATGCCGATGCTGTAAAGTATTATTCTGATCTTGAATCGGAAATTATCAACAATACCAAATACAGTGACTACTTGATTTTCACTACTGATTTAGATAATGTTCACATTGATGCTTTAGCTAAGAAATTAACCCCTAAGGACAAAgattttttctttgctATGGATGAAACTAGAGTGATCAAGGACTGGTAcgaaattgaaattatcaGGAGAGCTTGTGAAATCAGTGACAAATCACATTTAGCCGTCATGTCTGCTTTACCAATTGAATTGAACGAACTGCATATTCAAGCGGAATTCAAGTACCATGCCACCCGTCAAGGTGGTCGTACCCTTGGTTATGATCCTATTTGTTGTTCTGGTCCAGCATGTGGTACCTTACATTACATCAAGAATGATGAGGACGTCCACGGCAAAGTTTCAACTTTAATCGATTGTGGTGCTGAATGGAGAGGTTACACTAGTGATGTCACTAGATGTTTCCCGTTATCAGGTAAATTCACAAAGGAACACCGTGACATCTACGAAACTGTTCTTGACATGCAAAGTCAAGCAATGGAATTGATCAAACCAGGTGCTGAATGGGATGACCTACACTTCCTAACACACAGAGTATTAATCCAACACTTCCTGAAGCTTGGTATCTTCAAGAAAGAGTTCTCTGAAGAAGAGTTGATCAAGAGAAGAGTATCTGCTGCTTTCTACCCTCACGGTCTAGGCCACATGCTTGGTATAGATGTGCACGATGTTGCTGGTAACGCCAACTACGAGGACCCAGACCCATACTTCTGTTACTTGAGAATCCGTCGTCGCTTAGAGGAGAACATGGTTGTAACCAACGAACCAGGTTGTTACTTCAACGAGCATCTAATTAAAAACTTCCTAAAGAGTCACTCAGAAAGACTCGAGACTGTGAACATGGACGTTGTTGCCAAGTACATGCACGTCGGTGGTGTGAGGATAGAAGACGATATTCTAGTTACGGCCAAAGGTTACGAAAACTTGAACAAGGTTACCAGTGACCCTGATGAAATCGAAAAGATCGTGTCCGCTGGTCTTGCCAAGGGCCGTTCTTCATTCCACGTTTTAGCCTAG